The Coffea eugenioides isolate CCC68of chromosome 8, Ceug_1.0, whole genome shotgun sequence genome has a segment encoding these proteins:
- the LOC113779622 gene encoding ferredoxin C 2, chloroplastic yields the protein MSAISSSLFSRLPPIHRHRLHTAPHQNYPKHRCRSSSSKTTSELRTPPASVTGQNGSSSCSPSVPSHKVTVHDRQRDIVHEFFVPEDQYILHTAESQNISLPFACRHGCCTSCAVRVKSGQLRQPEALGISAELKSKGYALLCVGFPSSDLEVETQDEDEVYWLQFGRYFARGPVERDDYALELAMGDE from the exons ATGTCCGCCATCTCTTCTTCTCTCTTCTCCCGGCTACCGCCTATCCACCGCCACCGACTTCACACCGCACCTCACCAAAATTACCCCAAACACCGATGCAGGAGCAGCAGCAGCAAAACGACGTCGGAGCTCCGAACGCCACCTGCTTCGGTCACCGGCCAAAACGGTAGCAGCAGTTGCTCCCCGTCAGTCCCGTCCCACAAGGTCACTGTTCATGACCGCCAACGTGATATCGTTCACGAATTCTTCGTCCCCGAG GACCAGTATATATTGCATACGGCTGAATCGCAGAATATAAGTCTTCCATTTGCTTGCAGGCAcg GTTGTTGTACTAGCTGTGCTGTTCGCGTAAAATCTGGGCAACTTAGACAGCCAGAGGCCCTCGGGATATCAGCGGAACTGAAATCTAAG GGTTATGCACTTCTTTGTGTGGGTTTCCCATCATCTGACCTTGAAGTTGAAACACAAGATGAGGATGAG GTGTATTGGCTTCAATTTGGAAGATATTTTGCCCGAGGACCTGTT GAAAGGGATGACTATGCCTTGGAGCTAGCCATGGGAGATGAATAA
- the LOC113781248 gene encoding late embryogenesis abundant protein 18-like, which translates to MHSVKEKVSNAAGAAQEKVEIMIAKGEEKAEKAAARTEEEKVIAKEGRKVKEAEAKMKLHETKAENAAEKLKHSHPVYGHHDPVVGGGQGHHAPVGTAANPTTVVPTAAYPPGSHPPGHHHTKHV; encoded by the exons atgcattcAGTCAAAGAGAAGGTTAGCAATGCAGCAGGTGCAGCCCAAGAGAAGGTTGAGATCATGATAGCCAAAGGTGAAGAGAAG GCAGAGAAAGCTGCAGCAAGGACAGAGGAAGAAAAGGTGATAGCCAAGGAGGGAAGGAAAGTTAAGGAAGCTGAAGCAAAGATGAAGCTGCACGAAACCAAAGCAGAGAACGCAGCAGAAAAGCTAAAGCATTCTCACCCTGTTTATGGTCACCACGACCCAGTGGTTGGAGGAGGTCAAGGGCATCATGCCCCTGTTGGGACTGCAGCCAACCCAACAACTGTGGTTCCAACTGCTGCTTACCCTCCGGGGAGCCATCCTCCCGGCCACCATCATACCAAACACGTCTAG
- the LOC113781243 gene encoding pathogenesis-related protein 5-like — MAGSLNLALLLLHLLAFGTMTSIVSATVFTLQNSCSHTVWPGTLARNGAAVLGDGGFALSPGATIQLSAPAGWSGRFWARTGCNFDDSGHGSCSTGDCGGLKCTGGGVPPVTLAEFTIANGDNAKDFYDVSLVDGYNVELGIRPSGGLGDCNYSGCVADLNQNCPEELQVTDSDKVVVACKSACLAFNTPQYCCTGDHSTPETCPPTDYSRKFKEACPAAYSYAYDDASSTFTCAGSDYVITFCPTG; from the exons ATGGCTGGTTCCCTAAACTTGGCTCTTCTGCTTCTGCATCTTCTCGCATTTG GAACTATGACTAGTATTGTTTCAGCAACAGTTTTCACGCTCCAAAACAGTTGCAGCCACACTGTCTGGCCGGGGACCCTCGCCAGAAATGGGGCGGCAGTTCTGGGGGACGGTGGTTTTGCATTGTCCCCCGGTGCAACCATCCAACTCTCAGCCCCAGCTGGCTGGTCCGGCCGTTTCTGGGCCCGTACCGGGTGCAACTTCGATGACTCCGGCCACGGCAGCTGCTCCACCGGAGACTGCGGTGGACTGAAATGCACTGGCGGTGGTGTACCACCGGTAACCCTGGCAGAATTCACCATCGCCAACGGAGACAATGCCAAGGACTTTTACGACGTCAGCCTCGTAGACGGGTACAATGTAGAACTTGGCATCCGGCCGTCCGGTGGCTTGGGTGACTGTAACTATTCCGGCTGCGTGGCGGACCTCAACCAAAACTGCCCCGAGGAGTTGCAGGTCACGGACTCAGACAAGGTGGTGGTCGCATGCAAGAGTGCATGCCTCGCTTTTAACACTCCTCAGTATTGCTGCACCGGCGATCACTCGACGCCGGAGACTTGCCCCCCGACTGATTACTCAAGGAAGTTTAAGGAAGCCTGTCCTGCTGCTTATAGTTATGCATACGATGATGCTTCAAGCACATTCACTTGTGCAGGCTCCGACTACGTGATCACATTCTGTCCCACCGGATAG
- the LOC113781244 gene encoding ferredoxin C 2, chloroplastic-like yields the protein MSAISSSLFSRLPPIHRHRLHSAPHLNYPKHRCSSSSSSKTTSELRTPPASVTGQNGSSSCSPSVPSHKVTVHDRQRDIVHEFFVPEDQYILHTAESQNISLPFACRHGCCTSCAVRVKSGQLRQPEALGISAELKSKGYALLCVGFPSSDLEVETQDEDEVYWLQFGRYFARGPVERDDYALELAMGDE from the exons ATGTCCGCCATCTCTTCTTCTCTCTTCTCCCGGCTACCGCCTATCCACCGCCACCGACTTCACTCCGCACCTCACCTAAATTACCCCAAACACCgatgcagcagcagcagcagcagcaaaacGACGTCGGAGCTCCGAACGCCACCTGCTTCGGTCACCGGCCAAAACGGTAGCAGCAGTTGCTCCCCGTCAGTCCCGTCCCACAAGGTCACTGTTCATGACCGCCAACGTGATATCGTTCACGAATTCTTCGTCCCCGAG GACCAGTATATATTGCATACGGCTGAATCGCAGAATATAAGTCTTCCATTTGCTTGCAGGCAcg GTTGTTGTACTAGCTGTGCTGTTCGCGTAAAATCTGGGCAACTTAGACAGCCAGAGGCCCTCGGGATATCAGCGGAACTGAAATCTAAG GGTTATGCACTTCTTTGTGTGGGTTTCCCATCATCTGACCTTGAAGTTGAAACACAAGATGAGGATGAG GTGTATTGGCTTCAATTTGGAAGATATTTTGCCCGAGGACCTGTT GAAAGGGATGACTATGCCTTGGAGCTAGCCATGGGAGATGAATAA
- the LOC113781245 gene encoding uncharacterized protein LOC113781245 → MGLFRRLAGFLGIAKDEAEELKEEDENDAVSTSAAAQHPQRKGFSVPVQVPVDRPLTGPVLVPCSSGNGGVQGFRWYAKRLRMDEDGDVADEFLDEIPPEKYAIDKEHHKSLPRFQAKYSTRPVKLSNQARCLNGTIQFGVEYQGRLEWV, encoded by the exons ATGGGTTTATTCAGAAGACTAGCTGGGTTTTTAGGGATCGCCAAAGATGAAGCAGAAGAATTGAAAGAAGAGGACGAGAACGACGCCGTCTCCACTTCCGCAGCCGCTCAGCATCCCCAGCGTAAAGGCTTCAGTGTCCCCGTCCAAGTCCCCGTCGATAGACCTCTAACGGGTCCTGTTCTCGTCCCCTGCTCCTCCGGCAATGGCGGCGTTCAG GGATTTAGATGGTATGCCAAGCGTCTTAGGATGGATGAAGATGGTGATGTTGCAGATGAGTTCCTTGATGAGATTCCCCCAGAGAAATATGCAATAGATAAAGAGCATCACAAGTCATTGCCGAGGTTTCAAGCAAAATACAGCACCAGGCCGGTGAAGCTGAGCAACCAAGCAAGATGTCTCAACGGTACAATTCAATTTGGTGTGGAATACCAAGGTAGGCTGGAGTGGGTGTAA